The Sinomicrobium kalidii genome contains a region encoding:
- a CDS encoding Crp/Fnr family transcriptional regulator, which produces MKAFIDYVLRFGHLNRQQTDFILSKASVTELQKGEYFAEAGKVLKQVGFILDGIIRICYYNNKGEEITKIFIEENHLLFNLKNVPFTEYIQAATDCKLVVFSVKDWEEISNTIIDWDNIIQKIVSKSLAEKLERVSPLVSQDATTRYREFLEKYPTLANRIPLAYIASYLGITQSSLSRIRKNLR; this is translated from the coding sequence ATGAAAGCATTTATAGACTACGTATTACGGTTTGGCCATTTAAACCGGCAGCAAACAGACTTTATTTTAAGTAAAGCATCCGTTACGGAACTTCAAAAAGGCGAATATTTTGCCGAAGCAGGAAAGGTGTTGAAGCAGGTAGGCTTTATACTTGACGGTATTATACGGATTTGCTATTACAACAACAAGGGCGAAGAGATCACCAAAATCTTTATTGAGGAAAATCATTTGCTTTTTAATTTGAAGAATGTCCCCTTTACCGAATATATACAGGCCGCTACCGATTGTAAACTTGTTGTATTTTCGGTAAAGGACTGGGAAGAGATCTCCAATACCATTATTGACTGGGACAATATCATTCAGAAAATAGTTTCAAAATCACTTGCCGAAAAACTCGAAAGGGTAAGCCCGCTGGTGTCGCAGGACGCCACCACCAGGTACCGGGAATTCCTGGAAAAATACCCAACGCTGGCCAATCGTATTCCGTTGGCTTACATCGCTTCCTATTTGGGAATTACACAATCTTCATTAAGCAGGATACGAAAAAACCTCCGCTGA
- a CDS encoding iron chaperone, producing METPKPKTVDAYIANSGGEARSIMEELRQIIKSTVPEAEEGISWNVPIYKYHGILAGFDVARHHVSFGVDVLHDEDREILKEKGYKTGKKTIQIKFDQEVPGNIIKKLLKAQAKINEVKTNTK from the coding sequence ATGGAAACGCCTAAACCAAAAACTGTCGATGCCTACATCGCCAATTCGGGCGGGGAAGCCCGCTCAATAATGGAAGAACTCCGACAAATCATAAAATCAACCGTTCCCGAAGCAGAAGAAGGCATAAGCTGGAACGTGCCCATCTACAAATACCACGGTATTCTCGCCGGCTTTGACGTAGCCCGGCATCACGTGAGTTTCGGTGTGGATGTACTTCATGATGAAGACCGCGAAATACTTAAAGAAAAAGGATATAAAACCGGCAAAAAGACCATACAGATCAAATTTGACCAGGAAGTTCCCGGCAATATCATAAAGAAACTCCTGAAAGCACAGGCAAAAATCAATGAAGTCAAAACAAACACAAAATAA
- a CDS encoding DUF3078 domain-containing protein translates to MRKIVSLIAAVFCIYGLEAQELLNPINTSSYGVQSLPVQIGKDTSKTRHARLRRLVPPPPAPVSYWTKKNEMGIVLSQAAFSNWNAGGNNSISGISSANFVRAYKRGNVSWNNELILKYGLNSQEDQKLRKADDAIELNSTFGYRTHPKSDWYYSGKLTFKTQFTNGYKYPDRDNPISKFMAPGYLFLGAGTEFSPEEEKFKAYFSPVTMKATYVLDQDLANQGAFGVEKAIYDAEDNIIREGKQTRTEVGILINSQWEKEIYRNMHFTNRVSLYTDYLNDFGNVDVDWEVTFNLVVNEYVKANVGAHIKYDNDVKTRELEISENETFAYGPRLQLKQILGVGVSYMF, encoded by the coding sequence ATGAGAAAGATCGTCTCCCTAATTGCAGCAGTTTTTTGTATATACGGCCTGGAAGCACAGGAACTTTTAAATCCTATAAACACTTCGTCTTACGGGGTGCAAAGCCTCCCTGTACAAATTGGCAAAGATACATCGAAAACAAGGCATGCCCGCCTGCGCCGTCTTGTACCGCCGCCTCCGGCCCCTGTTTCTTACTGGACCAAGAAAAACGAAATGGGCATTGTACTGAGCCAGGCAGCCTTTTCGAACTGGAATGCGGGGGGAAACAACTCCATTTCGGGAATTTCTTCGGCAAATTTTGTCCGGGCCTACAAAAGGGGCAATGTTAGCTGGAACAATGAACTGATCCTGAAATACGGACTGAATTCGCAAGAGGACCAAAAGCTGCGAAAAGCGGACGATGCGATAGAGTTGAACAGTACGTTCGGTTACCGTACGCACCCGAAGTCGGATTGGTACTATTCGGGTAAGCTAACATTCAAGACACAATTTACCAATGGTTACAAATACCCGGACCGGGACAATCCCATATCAAAGTTCATGGCGCCCGGTTACCTTTTCCTGGGTGCGGGTACGGAATTTTCGCCCGAAGAGGAAAAGTTCAAGGCTTATTTTTCGCCCGTAACCATGAAGGCTACGTATGTCCTGGACCAGGACCTGGCCAACCAGGGGGCTTTTGGTGTGGAGAAAGCCATTTATGATGCTGAAGACAACATCATCAGGGAAGGGAAACAGACCCGTACCGAGGTGGGTATCCTTATCAACAGCCAGTGGGAAAAAGAGATTTACAGGAACATGCATTTTACCAACAGGGTATCGCTGTATACCGACTATCTCAATGATTTTGGTAATGTGGATGTAGACTGGGAAGTAACCTTTAACCTGGTAGTAAACGAATATGTAAAAGCAAATGTGGGCGCCCACATCAAGTATGATAATGATGTGAAAACGCGCGAACTGGAGATCAGTGAGAACGAAACGTTTGCCTACGGGCCCCGGTTGCAGTTAAAACAGATACTTGGGGTTGGGGTTAGTTATATGTTCTAA
- a CDS encoding VOC family protein, giving the protein MENNIAIRRIVPNIYSDDVEKSRQFYAEFLGMELVMDMGWILTFASAENPTAQLSVFENNKKEPLNNSSIFFSIEVSDVDKLYESAKEQSWEIVYPITNEPWGVRRFFVKDPNGATVNLLTHLNE; this is encoded by the coding sequence ATGGAAAACAACATAGCTATCCGCCGTATCGTTCCCAACATATATTCGGATGATGTGGAAAAGAGCAGGCAATTCTATGCGGAATTTCTGGGCATGGAACTGGTTATGGACATGGGGTGGATATTGACCTTTGCCTCTGCGGAAAACCCCACGGCACAATTATCCGTTTTTGAAAACAACAAAAAAGAACCATTAAACAATTCCTCAATTTTTTTCTCCATTGAAGTTTCCGATGTCGACAAACTCTACGAAAGCGCAAAAGAGCAAAGCTGGGAAATCGTGTACCCCATTACCAACGAACCCTGGGGCGTAAGACGCTTTTTTGTAAAAGACCCCAACGGGGCAACCGTAAATCTGTTGACGCATCTGAATGAATAA
- a CDS encoding YdeI/OmpD-associated family protein — MNPKVDWFFDKDTRWKAAYEKLRMIVLDCGLSEDLKWGHPCYTFQKNNIVLIHGFKEYCALLFHKGALLKDTDGILIQQTENVQSARQIRFAGVQEIIAMESTIKNYIYEAIEVEKAGLKVDYKKTKEYTIPEELQHKFDEAPALETAFKALTPGRQRGYLLYFSGAKQSRTRTSRIEKYTQHILNGKGLHD, encoded by the coding sequence ATGAATCCCAAAGTAGACTGGTTTTTTGATAAAGACACCAGGTGGAAGGCCGCATATGAGAAATTGAGAATGATCGTTCTTGACTGTGGGCTTTCCGAAGATCTGAAGTGGGGGCATCCCTGTTATACTTTTCAGAAAAACAACATTGTTTTAATACACGGTTTTAAAGAATACTGTGCTTTACTGTTTCACAAAGGAGCCCTGTTAAAGGATACGGACGGTATTCTCATTCAGCAAACAGAAAATGTACAGTCGGCGCGGCAGATCAGGTTTGCCGGGGTGCAGGAAATCATTGCTATGGAATCCACCATAAAAAACTATATTTACGAAGCCATAGAAGTGGAAAAGGCCGGACTGAAAGTAGATTATAAAAAGACAAAGGAATACACAATTCCCGAAGAACTGCAACACAAATTTGACGAGGCCCCGGCCCTGGAAACCGCTTTTAAGGCATTGACCCCCGGGCGGCAAAGAGGCTATCTCCTGTATTTTTCAGGAGCCAAACAATCCAGGACCCGGACCTCAAGGATTGAAAAATACACACAGCATATCCTCAACGGGAAAGGACTGCACGATTAA
- a CDS encoding GNAT family N-acetyltransferase — MRTSNFYIRKIPGNLTWPLRHRVMYPELSPESVILEEDDRGMHFGLFSADDRLWSVISLFRHGDGYYQFRKFATDTAQQGKGYGSALLSYTIDFCRKENGRVLWCNARTSATSFYKRYRFTETDTTFFKDGHDFVIMELEL, encoded by the coding sequence TTGAGAACTTCAAACTTTTACATCAGGAAAATACCGGGCAACCTCACGTGGCCGTTACGCCACAGGGTGATGTACCCGGAGCTGTCTCCGGAAAGTGTTATACTGGAAGAAGATGACCGGGGCATGCATTTCGGGTTGTTTTCGGCAGATGACCGGTTGTGGTCGGTGATATCGCTTTTTCGGCACGGGGACGGGTATTACCAGTTCCGCAAGTTTGCCACGGATACGGCACAACAGGGCAAAGGGTACGGTTCTGCCCTGCTCTCCTACACCATTGATTTTTGCCGTAAGGAAAATGGCCGGGTGCTTTGGTGCAATGCCCGGACCAGTGCCACCTCCTTTTACAAACGCTACCGCTTTACGGAAACGGATACAACCTTTTTTAAGGACGGGCATGACTTTGTGATCATGGAACTGGAGTTATAA
- a CDS encoding DUF6194 family protein: MTIEGIKNYVTENFEKINIIEKDGSLFFMSYDNDKFPFSTIVTADDAYDNASNLNREGYYRLNIGVGKGIFEDLFESLPQKKGFKAYIDTNIDFTEEDKIFPHPVYGAMYWISVINPSEKTFESLKDYMHAAFDKVKKKVQ; the protein is encoded by the coding sequence ATGACAATTGAAGGGATTAAAAATTACGTTACCGAAAACTTTGAAAAGATTAATATTATCGAGAAAGACGGAAGCCTGTTTTTTATGTCTTACGACAATGATAAGTTCCCTTTTTCAACCATTGTCACGGCAGATGATGCCTATGATAATGCCTCAAACCTGAACAGGGAAGGCTATTACCGGCTAAACATTGGTGTAGGTAAGGGTATTTTTGAAGATTTATTTGAAAGCCTTCCTCAAAAAAAAGGGTTCAAGGCCTATATAGATACAAATATAGATTTTACCGAAGAAGACAAGATATTCCCCCACCCGGTTTACGGTGCCATGTATTGGATAAGTGTAATTAACCCGTCCGAAAAAACATTTGAATCTTTAAAAGACTACATGCATGCGGCATTTGACAAAGTAAAAAAAAAGGTACAATAA
- a CDS encoding TonB-dependent receptor plug domain-containing protein, with product MKKISFLIFLCVISFKTFSQEPSDAYTKVRRMMQEELNYTLASDGNDVQDQKQDTTTVKPVRNGIGPCMSLTSDTSPLIILNGSPIKPDALKKYDAKDIDSIKVIKDKTASAIYGSRASNGVILLYSRKK from the coding sequence ATGAAAAAGATCAGCTTTCTTATCTTTTTGTGTGTTATAAGTTTTAAGACCTTCTCCCAGGAGCCTTCCGATGCCTATACAAAAGTCAGGCGTATGATGCAGGAAGAATTGAACTATACCTTAGCGTCTGACGGGAACGATGTTCAAGATCAAAAACAGGATACCACCACAGTGAAACCTGTGCGTAACGGAATAGGGCCTTGTATGTCCCTTACTTCGGACACTTCGCCACTTATAATATTAAACGGTTCGCCGATAAAACCGGATGCATTGAAGAAATATGATGCAAAGGATATAGACAGCATAAAGGTCATAAAGGATAAAACAGCCTCGGCAATTTACGGTTCGAGAGCCAGTAATGGTGTAATATTATTGTATTCCCGAAAAAAGTAA
- a CDS encoding SRPBCC family protein, with protein MQQKTNVDAEDGKQELLITREFDLPLELLFKAYIEPEIVEQWMGTKVLKLENKAHGSYRFETTDPRGNKHGFNGTIHEFVPNRKITRTFEMENSPFPVQLEFLEFEKLTNHTSKLSMHIVFRSVAYRNQLLQMPFAQGIHMAHNRLQEVVNQLKQQL; from the coding sequence ATGCAACAAAAAACAAACGTTGATGCCGAAGACGGCAAACAGGAACTATTGATAACAAGAGAGTTCGATCTGCCGCTGGAACTGCTTTTCAAGGCTTATATAGAACCTGAGATCGTAGAGCAGTGGATGGGAACCAAAGTACTGAAACTCGAAAATAAAGCACACGGCAGTTACCGGTTTGAAACCACCGATCCGCGGGGAAACAAACACGGATTTAACGGAACCATCCACGAGTTTGTTCCGAACCGGAAGATCACACGGACGTTTGAAATGGAAAATTCACCGTTTCCCGTACAGCTTGAGTTCCTTGAATTTGAAAAACTCACCAACCACACCAGCAAACTCAGTATGCATATCGTGTTCAGGTCGGTCGCATACAGGAATCAATTGCTGCAAATGCCCTTTGCACAAGGTATTCATATGGCCCATAACCGGTTACAGGAAGTGGTTAATCAATTAAAACAACAGTTATGA
- a CDS encoding SDR family oxidoreductase, producing the protein MKTVFITGANKSIGFETARQLLQKGYYVYLGSRRLENGQKAVEKLVDEGLKNVETVQIDVSNEESVNAARAEIGKKTEVLDVLVNNAGISGGLPQTATGTDISVFREVFDTNLFGVVRVTRAFMDLLQKSPQPRIVNVSSSMASLTLNSDPDWEYYHHKGAVYLPSKTALNMYTLNLAYELRDTAFKVNAVDPGFIATDFNNHRGTGTVEEAGQRIVKYALVDKDGPTGRFFSEEYNPGTGEIPW; encoded by the coding sequence ATGAAAACAGTATTTATTACAGGAGCCAACAAAAGCATTGGCTTTGAAACGGCCCGCCAGCTATTGCAAAAAGGTTATTATGTGTATCTGGGCAGCCGTAGACTGGAAAACGGGCAGAAAGCGGTTGAAAAACTTGTAGACGAAGGCTTAAAAAATGTCGAAACCGTACAAATTGATGTCAGCAATGAGGAATCGGTAAACGCCGCCAGAGCTGAAATAGGCAAAAAAACCGAAGTCCTGGATGTACTTGTCAACAACGCCGGTATAAGCGGCGGCTTGCCACAAACAGCAACGGGTACAGACATATCGGTGTTCCGGGAAGTATTTGATACCAACCTGTTTGGTGTGGTAAGGGTTACCCGGGCTTTTATGGATTTGCTGCAAAAGTCGCCCCAACCGCGTATTGTAAATGTAAGTTCAAGTATGGCATCACTTACATTGAACAGCGATCCGGACTGGGAGTATTACCATCATAAAGGCGCTGTTTACCTTCCGTCAAAAACGGCGCTTAATATGTACACCCTGAACCTGGCTTATGAACTTCGGGATACGGCATTTAAAGTCAATGCCGTTGATCCCGGCTTTATTGCCACCGATTTTAACAACCACCGCGGAACAGGCACCGTTGAAGAAGCAGGGCAACGAATAGTGAAATACGCTTTGGTGGATAAGGATGGTCCGACGGGAAGGTTTTTCAGTGAAGAATACAATCCCGGAACAGGAGAGATTCCCTGGTAA
- a CDS encoding tetratricopeptide repeat protein, translated as MKKFFKYTFIGIGTVVLLVILGIIVWWNIKNDKEKSDFFMQINDFESAVRYDQENSKIWMERSVAFNKAGDFQKGFDYLNKAVELNPKMHLGYRGWIRLRKLRDYDKALMDFERLDSLTPNFTDAPWGEDIDFLRGECYYGKKDYEKAKDMFRRSIENQGEDWADIQTFVYLGLCEFELGNYERSISEFQRALKQSNTVCEAHFGLAKAYQKTEETEKAKESIQSAEDNIVYKRDDVYNEFLNEIYLSEILEFKKRIK; from the coding sequence TTGAAGAAGTTTTTTAAATACACATTTATTGGTATAGGAACGGTTGTTTTATTGGTGATCCTTGGAATAATTGTATGGTGGAATATCAAAAATGACAAGGAAAAATCAGATTTTTTCATGCAGATAAACGATTTCGAATCTGCCGTACGGTATGACCAGGAAAATAGTAAAATATGGATGGAACGTTCAGTTGCTTTCAACAAAGCCGGAGATTTTCAAAAAGGATTTGATTATCTGAATAAAGCGGTAGAATTAAACCCCAAAATGCATTTAGGCTACCGGGGATGGATAAGATTAAGAAAATTGCGAGATTACGACAAGGCACTAATGGATTTTGAAAGGTTGGATAGTTTAACGCCAAATTTTACAGACGCCCCGTGGGGCGAGGATATAGATTTTCTGCGTGGAGAATGTTATTATGGAAAAAAGGATTATGAGAAAGCAAAAGACATGTTTAGAAGAAGTATTGAAAATCAGGGCGAAGATTGGGCGGACATTCAAACATTTGTCTATTTGGGGCTTTGCGAATTTGAACTCGGAAATTACGAAAGATCAATATCAGAATTTCAAAGAGCATTAAAACAATCAAATACCGTATGTGAAGCACATTTCGGATTGGCAAAGGCATATCAGAAAACTGAAGAAACCGAAAAAGCCAAAGAAAGCATTCAAAGCGCTGAAGACAATATAGTATATAAACGAGATGACGTATATAACGAATTTCTCAATGAAATTTACCTGTCTGAAATTTTAGAATTTAAGAAGCGAATAAAGTAA
- a CDS encoding M12 family metallopeptidase, with amino-acid sequence MRTLQLFLLGTMLSTVLISCQKDELSDADDLNSLEETTAFDAEKFAGIKMCTEMYPEGVTPRAAAISSNVWSNGSTLKVKFIGGTSYVRQKVMQYANEWSDYANITFDFVTDGAADIRISFKEGGSYSYIGSYATQVPSDEETMNFGWFDNNTSDTEFSRTTIHEFGHALGLIHEHQHPEVTIPWDKPKVYEYYGGPPNNWSKEQVDHNLFATYSASQTQYSAYDPQSIMHYAIDNALTIGDFEVGWNTVLSATDKAFIADLYPN; translated from the coding sequence ATGAGAACACTACAATTATTTTTATTGGGAACAATGCTCTCTACTGTTCTGATATCGTGTCAGAAAGATGAACTCTCTGATGCTGACGACCTGAACAGCCTGGAGGAAACCACAGCATTTGATGCCGAAAAATTTGCCGGTATTAAAATGTGTACTGAAATGTATCCCGAAGGTGTAACGCCCAGGGCAGCGGCCATTAGTTCGAATGTCTGGTCTAACGGCAGCACGCTTAAAGTTAAATTTATAGGGGGAACCTCCTATGTAAGGCAGAAAGTGATGCAATATGCCAACGAATGGTCTGATTATGCCAACATTACATTTGATTTTGTAACCGACGGAGCGGCTGATATCCGTATTAGTTTTAAAGAGGGTGGCTCCTATTCCTATATCGGGTCGTATGCAACCCAGGTGCCTTCTGATGAGGAAACCATGAATTTCGGCTGGTTTGACAATAATACTTCCGATACGGAGTTCAGCCGTACAACAATCCACGAATTCGGACATGCCCTCGGGTTGATCCATGAGCACCAGCACCCGGAAGTAACCATACCGTGGGACAAGCCTAAGGTTTATGAATATTACGGAGGGCCGCCCAACAACTGGAGCAAGGAACAAGTTGACCATAATCTGTTTGCGACTTATTCTGCTTCACAGACACAATACAGCGCGTACGACCCGCAATCCATTATGCACTATGCTATTGATAACGCCTTAACCATAGGTGACTTTGAAGTAGGCTGGAATACCGTGTTGTCTGCTACGGATAAAGCTTTTATCGCGGACCTCTATCCTAATTAA
- a CDS encoding MmcQ/YjbR family DNA-binding protein, translated as MNIEEYRDYCLKKRGVTEGIPFPNLPDTLVFKVVGKMFAATNINTFASFSVRCDPETVDALRVRYASVKEPSYFSKKHWSRVEIDGSIPDSTLREFLDVSYNIAVTKLSKKLRRELAIDQ; from the coding sequence ATGAATATTGAGGAATACCGGGATTACTGCCTGAAAAAAAGAGGAGTAACCGAGGGCATACCCTTTCCTAATCTACCCGATACACTGGTATTCAAGGTAGTAGGGAAAATGTTTGCCGCAACCAATATCAATACGTTTGCGAGTTTTAGTGTGAGGTGCGACCCGGAAACGGTCGATGCATTGAGAGTACGGTATGCTTCGGTAAAAGAGCCTTCCTATTTCAGTAAAAAGCACTGGAGCAGGGTAGAGATAGACGGATCAATTCCGGATAGTACCCTTCGGGAGTTTTTGGATGTTTCCTACAACATAGCTGTTACCAAATTATCTAAAAAATTAAGACGGGAATTAGCGATCGACCAATAA
- a CDS encoding redoxin domain-containing protein, with amino-acid sequence MKAIGLILILFTTIVSCKTDKEKETTGYLVNARANNMADSTKVVMYLYPETDVAIDSATIYNETFRFKGEIEKPTLAMLRMEDINEYKMFWLENSTIEIAGEKGNFSNGSVTGSKAQKEADLLEKRKDSIHQEMDELEEMITESNRDSLLVVYEKMIDKEAEINKTFIEEFPDSHVSLFTLQFGTMRRIGAEETGKLFALMPPELQSTEGGEFIEKFIKLNKNPKVGDVYSDFEQANPKGKPVKFSEIKGKYILLEFWASWCGPCRSENPELVKIFESYKDKGFNIVGVSLDTNREKWIAAIKEDKLPWKNVSDLKGFNNEVALIYGISEIPDNFLIDENGLIIARYLRGDDLKNKLKELFDK; translated from the coding sequence ATGAAAGCCATTGGCCTTATCCTAATACTGTTTACAACAATCGTATCATGTAAAACAGACAAAGAAAAAGAAACAACCGGCTATTTGGTCAATGCCCGTGCCAATAACATGGCAGATAGTACCAAAGTTGTAATGTACCTTTATCCGGAGACAGACGTGGCCATAGATTCCGCCACTATATACAATGAGACCTTCCGGTTCAAAGGTGAAATCGAAAAACCGACTTTGGCCATGCTGAGAATGGAAGACATTAACGAATATAAAATGTTCTGGCTGGAAAACAGCACTATTGAGATTGCAGGCGAAAAAGGCAATTTTTCGAACGGTAGCGTTACAGGCTCCAAAGCACAAAAAGAAGCAGATTTACTTGAAAAGAGAAAAGACTCAATACATCAGGAAATGGATGAACTTGAGGAGATGATCACCGAAAGTAACAGAGACTCCCTATTGGTGGTCTATGAAAAAATGATAGATAAGGAAGCAGAGATCAATAAAACCTTTATTGAAGAATTTCCGGACTCCCATGTAAGTCTGTTTACCCTGCAATTTGGCACAATGAGAAGAATCGGAGCTGAAGAAACCGGTAAATTGTTTGCTTTAATGCCCCCGGAACTACAATCTACAGAAGGAGGAGAATTTATCGAAAAATTTATAAAACTCAATAAGAATCCCAAAGTAGGGGATGTGTATTCCGATTTTGAGCAGGCAAACCCTAAAGGAAAGCCCGTAAAGTTTTCAGAAATAAAAGGAAAGTACATCCTGTTGGAATTCTGGGCCTCCTGGTGTGGACCATGTAGATCGGAAAACCCGGAGTTAGTTAAAATATTTGAATCGTATAAAGATAAAGGATTTAATATTGTTGGTGTTTCATTAGATACCAATAGGGAAAAATGGATAGCAGCCATCAAAGAAGATAAACTGCCCTGGAAGAATGTAAGCGACCTGAAAGGATTTAATAATGAAGTAGCGTTGATCTATGGAATTTCCGAAATACCGGACAACTTTTTGATAGACGAAAACGGTCTCATAATTGCCCGATATTTAAGAGGCGATGATTTGAAAAACAAACTCAAAGAACTGTTTGATAAATAA
- a CDS encoding ArsR/SmtB family transcription factor produces MNLRRDVFQAIADPTRRAILLLLASQSMTAGAIASNFDTARPTVSKHLQILTECELLAQEQKGREVYYHLNPEKIKEIADFIEPFRQFWDDRFNKLETIMKEYQSKQTK; encoded by the coding sequence ATGAATTTGAGACGAGATGTATTTCAGGCCATAGCTGATCCTACACGAAGGGCCATACTGCTGCTGCTGGCTTCACAATCCATGACCGCAGGTGCGATAGCCTCGAACTTTGACACGGCAAGGCCTACGGTTTCAAAACATTTACAAATACTCACCGAGTGTGAGTTGCTTGCACAAGAACAAAAGGGCAGGGAGGTATACTATCACTTAAATCCCGAAAAGATAAAAGAGATAGCCGACTTTATCGAACCCTTCCGGCAATTCTGGGACGACAGATTTAATAAGTTGGAAACCATAATGAAAGAATACCAATCAAAACAAACAAAATAA
- a CDS encoding DoxX family protein, with amino-acid sequence MKTTKRNRIIYWIATIWLALGMLSTGIVQLSKMEEEVEVITQLGYPVYLLTILGVWKILGVVAVLVPRWPLLKEWAYAGFFFAMSGAIVSHGFGGGSAVDFFGPVLLIILTVVSWYFRPESRKITGVTPLNK; translated from the coding sequence ATGAAAACAACAAAAAGAAACAGGATCATCTATTGGATTGCCACTATATGGCTTGCATTGGGAATGCTCTCTACCGGAATTGTACAACTAAGTAAAATGGAGGAAGAAGTAGAAGTTATTACGCAATTAGGATATCCCGTCTATCTCCTGACCATACTGGGTGTCTGGAAAATCCTGGGTGTAGTGGCCGTACTTGTCCCCAGATGGCCCCTGCTGAAAGAATGGGCCTATGCAGGCTTTTTCTTTGCCATGTCCGGAGCTATCGTTTCACATGGGTTCGGCGGAGGAAGTGCCGTAGATTTTTTCGGTCCGGTATTATTGATTATCTTAACCGTAGTATCGTGGTATTTCAGGCCCGAAAGCAGGAAAATAACCGGGGTTACACCTTTAAATAAATAA
- a CDS encoding VirK family protein, with the protein MKQKCLTLILLLTVLAIPVSCSDDDNLEPVALTDFNEVKNSIKSGERLVVVTDLAKCGFPQNLTGRMVMNDVIINNDEYLTFSLSHLTANNPAYPGKAIIENLHYRLFNDGTFEVTIKYIDPDTSEVIYEYEGDIICQINEGVKIFSNL; encoded by the coding sequence ATGAAACAAAAATGCCTTACCCTGATCTTATTACTGACCGTTTTAGCCATCCCGGTCTCCTGTTCTGACGATGACAACCTTGAACCTGTTGCATTAACCGATTTCAACGAAGTTAAAAATTCCATTAAATCGGGAGAACGGCTTGTTGTGGTCACCGACCTGGCAAAATGTGGCTTCCCTCAGAATTTGACCGGAAGGATGGTGATGAACGATGTGATTATAAACAATGACGAGTACCTTACTTTTTCCCTGAGCCACCTCACGGCCAATAATCCGGCTTATCCGGGAAAGGCTATCATTGAAAACCTGCACTACAGGCTGTTTAATGATGGTACTTTTGAAGTGACCATAAAATATATTGACCCGGATACTTCTGAAGTCATTTACGAATACGAGGGGGACATCATATGCCAGATCAACGAAGGTGTGAAGATTTTCAGTAATTTATGA